A window from Chloroherpetonaceae bacterium encodes these proteins:
- a CDS encoding septum formation initiator family protein yields MKEKVNRLFQAIQEEFSGYTAFFKERFFPFLITALPSKAIVKSSSESAYRWAKGFSIDAAKRVIENPKHYAVLAIAGMMIFAVLFGNHGIIQRIRLEMQVASIQKELQEEEAKRIQLEAKLKRTSEPDEIERLAREKYHLSKEGETVYIIK; encoded by the coding sequence ATGAAAGAAAAAGTTAACCGGCTGTTTCAAGCCATTCAAGAAGAATTTTCGGGTTATACCGCATTTTTCAAAGAGCGCTTTTTTCCATTCCTCATCACAGCCTTACCAAGCAAAGCAATTGTAAAAAGTTCGAGCGAAAGTGCTTATCGATGGGCAAAAGGATTTTCAATTGATGCTGCAAAGCGGGTGATTGAAAATCCAAAACACTATGCAGTACTTGCGATTGCAGGTATGATGATTTTTGCCGTTCTATTTGGAAATCACGGCATTATTCAACGCATCAGACTTGAAATGCAAGTGGCTTCAATTCAAAAAGAACTTCAAGAAGAGGAAGCGAAGCGAATTCAATTGGAAGCGAAACTCAAAAGAACTTCAGAACCGGATGAAATTGAACGCTTGGCAAGGGAAAAATATCACCTTTCGAAAGAAGGCGAAACGGTTTACATTATCAAATAG